A window of the Arachis duranensis cultivar V14167 chromosome 5, aradu.V14167.gnm2.J7QH, whole genome shotgun sequence genome harbors these coding sequences:
- the LOC107487031 gene encoding protein NETWORKED 2D-like, producing MLQRAASNAYSWWWASHIRTKQTKWVEQNLQDVEEKVTHVLKILEEEGDSFAKRAEMYYKRRPELISFVEETYKAYRALAERYDHISIELQKANNQLAVACPDRVPYMDDDEDDGSPRPPKKMPEGSKQNIPKPPPKDLKTIVTAAAATKKLHSRKPASKDTNNTAAPKSGLNRKEAIEEVDKLQKQILALQTVKEFVKSSYDHSIARYWETEAQINELQERVSMLQDELGEGVVIEDSEARRLMAEAALKSCQEALTQLEAKQEESHDETRMTSNRINDIKAKLSSLMEEFHYTQSDSKEPRAKREMKKASETKDLEEEEVILKQKREELQSLKNNIKEQFHSDSNSSLSVAEMAEKIDELVNKVISLETAVSSQTALVTRLRSETDELQEHIRTLEGDKESLINDKNRLNDQLREMEEKMHQVQDLNKIVEDENSSIQTQFTEARSNLEHISEKVQNEMHFEEVKAMDSPQLENNASGKPESKYDVNSDLELKLGTVEGDSTSDKKLEVVDSTENVVRADNKLEATGSTENDVMSGNEVKFTSSVETEYVTPTENKFPEEFKEQGRILIPVINGDERVTVQNTNNENQISQQTSNKADSSLPNLGTQDTDPKEVSSETEYASKAEALDKAMTKDDEPDWQGMFLSGLQDREKILLTEYTNTLRNYKDLKKRLADIEMKVHEDDLDQLKKLQAANALKDEEIRLLRQKLSLLDRSLEGTEDLTGSTVLERSIEELLETRLQYTSAIEEKFRARIDELLDENLKCWREFGASFEDVQRFETTIKDLMTEVSKIEAKGKALEGTSSTKYSLKSDARPIYQHLTETQTLLTAWLERSVLQNEELERRFACLCNIQEDITSALNTSAEDDDFRFTSYQAAKFQGEVLTLKQEHTKFSAVLRTHIDVVTSLHREVEKALVRLNDQFGLSASRRGTRSETRNKVPLRSFIFGNKPKKQSIFAIMSIQHGLHKKRASKEKEKEEKKEKEKEKEREEKKEKEKEKEEKEKEKEKEKENSSV from the exons ATGCTGCAGAGAGCAGCAAGCAACGCTTATTCATGGTGGTGGGCTAGCCACATCAGAACAAAGCAAACAAAATGGGTGGAGCAAAACCTCCAAG ATGTGGAGGAAAAGGTGACACATGTTCTGAAGATCTTAGAGGAAGAGGGAGACTCCTTTGCAAAGAGAGCAGAAATGTACTACAAGAGGCGACCGGAGCTCATAAGCTTTGTGGAGGAAACATATAAAGCTTACCGAGCTTTAGCCGAACGATACGATCACATATCAATAGAGTTGCAGAAAGCCAACAACCAACTTGCAGTTGCCTGTCCGGATAGAGTCCCGTACATGGATGACGATGAAGATGACGGATCACCACGGCCACCAAAAAAAATGCCAGAAGGGTCAAAACAAAACATTCCAAAGCCTCCCCCTAAAGATTTAAAAACTATTGTAACAGCAGCAGCAGCCACAAAGAAACTTCACTCCAGGAAGCCAGCCAGCAAAGATACTAATAATACGGCCGCTCCTAAATCTGGATTGAATCGAAAGGAGGCAATTGAAGAGGTCGACAAACTCCAGAAACAGATTCTGGCGCTACAAACTGTGAAAGAGTTTGTGAAGAGCTCTTATGATCATTCCATTGCAAGGTACTGGGAAACTGAGGCGCAGATCAATGAGTTGCAAGAGAGGGTTTCTATGTTGCAGGATGAGCTTGGAGAAGGTGTAGTTATTGAAGATAGTGAAGCCCGCCGTTTGATGGCAGAAGCCGCTCTTAAATCATGCCAAGAGGCATTGACACAGTTGGAAGCGAAACAGGAAGAATCACATGATGAAACAAGAATGACATCAAACAGGATAAATGACATCAAGGCCAAGTTGAGCTCTCTCATGGAGGAGTTCCATTATACGCAGAGCGATTCCAAGGAACCAAGGGCCAAAAGAGAGATGAAAAAAGCATCAGAAACAAAGGacttggaagaagaagaggtcATTTTGAAACAGAAGAGAGAAGAGTTGCAATCATTAAAGAATAACATCAAAGAGCAATTTCACTCGGACTCAAATTCATCTCTGAGTGTGGCAGAAATGGCAGAGAAGATTGATGAGCTTGTGAATAAAGTGATCAGCTTGGAAACTGCAGTTTCATCCCAAACTGCTCTAGTGACGAGGTTGAGATCCGAGACCGATGAGCTCCAAGAGCATATTCGAACTCTGGAAGGTGATAAGGAAAGTCTGATCAATGACAAAAATAGATTGAATGACCAACTGAGAGAAATGGAAGAAAAGATGCATCAAGTACAGGATTTAAACAAAATTGTTGAAGATGAGAATAGCAGTATACAAACCCAGTTCACTGAAGCACGGTCTAATCTTGAACATATCTCAGAGAAAGTACAAAATGAGATGCATTTTGAAGAGGTTAAGGCCATGGATTCACCACAGCTAGAAAATAATGCATCTGGCAAACCTGAGTCAAAGTATGATGTAAATTCAGACTTGGAGCTCAAGCTTGGCACTGTAGAAGGTGACTCAACTTCAGACAAGAAGCTTGAGGTTGTTGATTCGACAGAAAACGTTGTTCGTGCAGATAATAAACTTGAGGCTACTGGTTCAACGGAAAACGATGTTATGTCAGGAAATGAGGTTAAGTTCACCAGTTCTGTAGAAACTGAATATGTAACCCCAACGGAAAATAAATTTCCTGAAGAGTTCAAAGAGCAGGGGAGGATACTGATTCCTGTCATAAATGGTGATGAAAGAGTAACAGTTCAGAATACTAACAATGAAAATCAGATCAGCCAACAAACAAGTAACAAGGCCGATAGTTCTTTACCAAATCTTGGTACACAAGACACCGATCCTAAGGAAGTTTCATCGGAGACGGAGTATGCTTCCAAAGCTGAGGCCTTGGACAAGGCAATGACAAAAGATGATGAACCCGATTGGCAGGGAATGTTTCTGAGTGGATTACAAGACAGAGAAAAAATTCTGCTGACCGAATATACTAATACTCTCCGTAATTACAAAGATTTGAAGAAGAGACTTGCAGACATAGAGATGAAAGTTCATGAAGATGACTTGGATCAGCTGAAAAAACTGCAGGCTGCTAATGCCTTGAAGGATGAAGAGATTAGACTCCTACGTCAAAAACTAAGTCTCTTGGACAGAAGTTTAGAAGGAACTGAGGATTTGACAGGATCAACAGTATTGGAACGCAGCATTGAGGAGCTTCTAGAAACTCGTCTTCAATATACATCAGCCATTGAAGAGAAGTTCCGGGCAAGAATTGATGAACTTCTGGATGAGAATTTAAAATGCTGGCGGGAATTTGGTGCTTCGTTTGAGGATGTACAGAGGTTTGAGACCACTATCAAAGATTTGATGACTGAGGTATCAAAAATTGAGGCTAAAGGAAAAGCTTTAGAGGGTACTAGTAGCacaaaatattctttaaaatCAGATGCACGGCCAATTTACCAGCACCTTACAGAGACTCAAACACTATTAACAGCATGGTTGGAAAGAAGTGTCTTGCAAAATGAAGAATTGGAGAGAAGGTTTGCATGTTTGTGTAACATCCAAGAAGATATAACATCAGCATTGAACACCAGTGCTGAAGATGATGATTTCAGGTTCACAAGCTATCAAGCTGCCAAGTTCCAAGGTGAGGTGTTGACCTTGAAACAGGAGCACACCAAGTTTTCTGCTGTACTTCGCACACATATAGATGTTGTGACATCCCTCCACCGTGAAGTTGAGAAGGCTCTTGTGAGGTTGAATGACCAATTTGGCCTCTCTGCTTCAAGGAGAGGGACAAGATCAGAGACTAGGAACAAGGTTCCTCTCAGGTCATTTATCTTTGGAAACAAACCAAAGAAGCAGTCAATCTTTGCCATCATGAGCATACAACATGGATTGCATAAGAAGCGTGCCtcgaaggagaaggagaaggaggagaagaaagagaaggaaaaggagaaggagagggaggagaagaaagagaaggaaaaggagaaggaggagaaggagaaggagaaggagaaggaaaaagaaaacagcAGTGTGTAA
- the LOC127747776 gene encoding EH domain-containing protein 1-like: protein MKLPFEFHLLFIFSFNEQLVSLAQAGYELNSDTLKTEIDKENVKPPVMEGLEDLVAKTMRLINGPAQPQSIPKNPWFTSKSKSSKILPLNSVTSIVDGLKKLYVERLKPLEVTYRYNDFASPLLTNNDFDAKPMVMLLGQHSTGKTTFINHFLRNDYPGAHVGPEPTTERFIVVMV from the exons ATGAAACTGCCATTTGAGTtccatcttttatttattttttctttcaatgaACAGCTGGTTTCGCTTGCACAAGCAGGGTACGAACTGAACTCAGATACACTTAAAACTGAGA TTGATAAGGAAAATGTTAAACCTCCTGTGATGGAAGGACTTGAAGATCTAGTCGCA aaaACAATGAGATTAATAAACG GGCCCGCTCAGCCTCAATCAATTCCAAAAAACCCGTGGTTtacttcaaaatcaaaatcttcaAAGATA TTACCTCTCAATTCTGTTACATCAATAGTTGATGGCTTGAAGAAATTGTACGTTGAGAGATTAAAGCCATTGGAAGTCACTTATCGGTATAATGATTTTGCATCTCCATTGTTG ACCAACAATGATTTTGATGCTAAACCCATGGTCATGCTTCTCGGTCAACATTCAACAGGAAAAACAACATTCATAAATCATTTTTTAAGAAATGATTATCCAG GAGCACATGTTGGACCAGAGCCCACAACTGAGAGATTCATTGTTGTCATGGTATAA
- the LOC110280861 gene encoding uncharacterized protein LOC110280861 gives MTLTQGSLTVSQYFTKLEILWEELNTFKPLVACSCSGVKVIQAYLDQEYVMLFLMRLNDNLANVRSQILLSDPLPPIKKVFSLVLQEEKQKALTSSQPPQHMAFAVKLAPRLMATSGSKMKGKKDRPQYAHCGYLGHTAEKCYKLHGYPPGYSQSRNTRQVTQVNHVDKLEPSQENQDSQPSNRFSLTASQYNQLMALLQTQQAMQAIEPEICAGQDLQEGDWQR, from the exons ATGACACTAACTCAAGGATCTCTCACTGTTTCACAGTACTTCACAAAACTGGAGATTCTTTGGGAAGAACTCAACACCTTTAAGCCTCTTGTTGCTTGTTCTTGCAGTGGAGTGAAGGTCATCCAAGCGTATCTCGATCAAGAATACGTCATGCTATTCCTCATGAGATTGAATGACAATTTGGCAAATGTGAGGAGTCAAATTCTGCTCTCAGATCCCCTACCTCCAATTAAAAAAGTTTTCTCATTAGTGTTGCAAGAGGAGAAACAGAAAGCACTCACTTCATCTCAACCACCTCAACACATGGCTTTTGCCGTGAAGCTAGCTCCAAGACTCATGGCAACTTCTGGATCTAAGATGAAAGGCAAGAAAGACCGTCCTCAATATGCACACTGTGGCTATCTCGGCCACACAGCAGAAAAGTGCTACAAATTGCATGGCTATCCACCGGGCTACTCACAGAGTAGAAATACTCGTCAAGTCACTCAGGTGAATCATGTCGACAAGCTCGAGCCAAGCCAAGAAAATCAAGATTCTCAGCCAAGCAACAGATTCTCACTTACAGCATCACAATACAATCAGTTAATGGCGTTGCTTCAGACTCAGCAAGCAATGCAAGCCATAGAACCTGAAATCTGTGCAG GACAAGATCTCCAAGAAGGTGATTGGCAAAGGTGA